The window GAGATCTTTGCAACACGCCAGGAGAAGGTCATGTTCGTCAAAGGCGACAAGGATCTGGACTTCAGCAAGGTTGCCGAGGTCATCGACTTTGGCCATCAGGCTGGGGTAGATAACATCGGTCTTATCACGCCTCGGGTCGAAGCCGGACAGTAACCGAATTCTTGAAAGCTCTCGTACGGGCGGCTGGTCCACATGATCAGCCGCCCGGAGCTTTCTGCAGGTAGTCCGATGCTGTTGATCGAGTGCTCGCTTGCCCAATCTTGTATTGGGAGATGGTTGCGATGGCATTCTCAACAGGTGGTCCCGTAGGTTCTTGTCTTTCTTCTGAAATCGATGTAACGCCTCTCATCGATGTCTTGCTCGTTATGCTGATCATCTTCATGGTGATTGTGCCGATTGCGTCTCACGGCCTAGAAACTGCTCTCCCTTCTGACTATCCCGTGAGGACGTTGAACGAAACCCCGGATACTCCTGTTGTTGTTCAGATTGAACAAGGCTCTTCCTCCATTCGCTACTTCATTAATGGCGTGTCTGTGGAGAGGGCCGAGATTCCGCGGCGGTTGTCCGATCTGCTCTCACAGCGATCCGGCCGGCGGATGCTTTTGAAGGCGGATGCGGAACTGGACTTCGGCATTATTGCAGGAATAC is drawn from Edaphobacter lichenicola and contains these coding sequences:
- a CDS encoding ExbD/TolR family protein, producing the protein MAFSTGGPVGSCLSSEIDVTPLIDVLLVMLIIFMVIVPIASHGLETALPSDYPVRTLNETPDTPVVVQIEQGSSSIRYFINGVSVERAEIPRRLSDLLSQRSGRRMLLKADAELDFGIIAGILNAGQAAGAQGIGLMTPGLQNSVIKK